In Bacillus sp. Cs-700, one genomic interval encodes:
- a CDS encoding alpha/beta hydrolase gives MSTMKKMKVKVEGLNVCGFEWGNQSNPTVILLHGLTNNALGFNEMAKELEDHFHLYSIDLPGHGETPSFNEEKSYSFHFLTKWLEKVCLTISEQPVFLIGHSWGAALALHFSSQFAERVKGVVMIDGAYLHFDEDPSETLEQLLEHMSQWVTESYYPSIEDYEEKKKEEIGRWSQELKQMVHRDMKEVSGGVAMRASENTVRAIVKSLYHEPCRDIFSRVNVPTFLLRATLPEEDEELRNQEAVRMQRELGEECKVSAIPKTGHVLHWQKPEETFKMIEHWLHEKIAVEYKQ, from the coding sequence ATGAGTACTATGAAAAAAATGAAAGTGAAAGTAGAAGGGCTCAACGTTTGTGGATTTGAATGGGGGAATCAGTCTAACCCAACCGTTATTCTTCTTCATGGTTTGACGAACAATGCTCTGGGATTTAATGAAATGGCTAAAGAGCTTGAAGATCATTTTCACCTTTATTCGATTGATTTACCTGGGCACGGTGAGACACCGTCTTTTAATGAAGAAAAGAGTTATTCTTTTCATTTTCTAACGAAATGGCTTGAAAAGGTATGCCTAACCATAAGTGAGCAACCTGTGTTTTTGATTGGTCATTCCTGGGGAGCGGCTCTGGCACTCCATTTTAGTAGTCAGTTTGCTGAAAGAGTAAAAGGCGTAGTGATGATTGATGGAGCGTATCTCCATTTTGATGAAGATCCTTCAGAAACGTTAGAGCAACTCCTTGAGCATATGTCACAGTGGGTAACGGAGAGTTACTATCCAAGTATAGAAGATTATGAAGAAAAGAAGAAAGAGGAGATTGGGAGATGGAGCCAGGAGTTGAAGCAGATGGTACATAGAGATATGAAGGAAGTGTCGGGCGGCGTAGCCATGAGGGCAAGCGAAAATACGGTGAGAGCTATCGTAAAGTCACTCTACCATGAGCCGTGCCGCGATATATTTTCCCGGGTAAATGTTCCGACTTTTTTATTAAGAGCCACGCTTCCTGAAGAAGATGAAGAATTAAGAAACCAGGAAGCAGTCAGGATGCAAAGGGAATTAGGAGAAGAGTGTAAGGTAAGTGCGATCCCCAAAACAGGTCATGTCCTCCATTGGCAAAAACCTGAAGAAACTTTTAAAATGATTGAACATTGGTTACACGAAAAAATAGCAGTGGAGTACAAACAATAA
- a CDS encoding methylthioribulose 1-phosphate dehydratase, protein MSLVQKRWNELADIKDELAARDWFPGTSGNLSIKVSEEPLQFLVTASGKDKRKRTEEDFILVDCDGQAVEKTSLKPSAETIVHQAIYQKTNAGCCLHVHTVDNNVISELFRTEGEVTFQGVELIKAFGLWGQNDRITVPIIENSSDLSLLAQDVVHVITKETKAVLMKNHGITVWGRDGFEAKKYLEAFEFLFSYHLKLRNIQSVVS, encoded by the coding sequence ATGAGTCTCGTACAGAAACGTTGGAACGAACTCGCTGATATCAAAGATGAGTTAGCAGCTCGTGATTGGTTTCCAGGAACAAGCGGCAATCTCTCGATCAAAGTAAGTGAGGAGCCGCTACAGTTTCTTGTTACCGCAAGTGGTAAAGATAAAAGAAAACGAACGGAAGAAGATTTCATATTGGTCGACTGTGATGGACAGGCAGTCGAAAAAACTTCTTTAAAACCATCTGCTGAAACAATTGTTCATCAGGCCATCTATCAAAAAACAAATGCAGGATGTTGTTTGCACGTCCACACAGTAGATAACAATGTGATTTCTGAACTTTTTCGTACAGAAGGGGAGGTTACTTTTCAGGGGGTTGAATTAATAAAAGCGTTTGGACTCTGGGGACAAAATGATCGAATAACCGTTCCAATCATTGAGAACTCCAGTGACCTTTCTTTACTTGCTCAGGATGTTGTTCATGTTATCACTAAGGAAACGAAAGCTGTATTAATGAAAAATCATGGTATTACGGTATGGGGACGCGATGGTTTTGAAGCCAAAAAGTATCTAGAAGCATTTGAGTTTTTATTTAGTTATCATCTTAAATTAAGAAACATTCAATCAGTAGTAAGCTAA
- a CDS encoding GNAT family N-acetyltransferase, with protein sequence MKIRKATKDDALAIATVHVNSWRTTYQVLIPEDYLNSLDIQIREARWQKLIGAGNTIFVAVDQGEIIGFANGGKNRSTSYHYDGELYAIYLLEEAQRKGAGKKLLCSVAKELRSKSYQSMLVWVLNGNPAAHFYQRFYPLKVDEKETEIAGKKLLETAFGWPDLDDLITNCT encoded by the coding sequence ATGAAAATTAGAAAAGCGACAAAAGATGACGCTCTAGCAATCGCAACTGTTCACGTAAATAGCTGGAGAACGACCTATCAAGTGCTCATTCCAGAAGATTACCTAAATTCACTTGATATTCAAATTAGGGAAGCACGTTGGCAAAAGCTGATTGGAGCGGGAAACACTATTTTTGTAGCCGTCGATCAAGGAGAAATTATCGGGTTTGCCAACGGTGGGAAAAATAGATCAACATCTTATCACTATGATGGAGAGCTTTATGCGATTTATCTTCTTGAAGAAGCACAGCGAAAAGGTGCAGGAAAAAAGCTATTATGTTCTGTTGCAAAAGAGCTCAGAAGCAAATCATACCAATCGATGCTTGTGTGGGTTCTGAACGGAAATCCAGCCGCTCATTTTTATCAACGCTTTTATCCACTTAAAGTGGATGAGAAGGAAACTGAGATTGCAGGTAAAAAGCTTTTAGAAACCGCTTTTGGTTGGCCAGATTTAGATGATTTGATTACGAATTGCACGTAA
- a CDS encoding pyridoxal phosphate-dependent aminotransferase, protein MKQFQTSDALKRLPEQFFAKLAGKVNRYVEAGYDIINLGQGNPDQPTPDHIIKSLQKAAENPGYHKYPPFRGQPFLKQAVADFYQREFGVNLDPEKEVAVLFGGKAGLVEVSQCLLNKGDVALVPDPGYPDYWSGVAMAEADMQMMPLLEENHFLPDYDAIPEDSLKKAKMMFLNYPNNPTAAVATKRFFDKTVRFAETNDICVVHDFAYGAIGFDGERPISFLETEGAKDNGIEIYTLSKTYNMAGWRVGFAVGNQSVVESINLLQDHFYVSLFSAVQEAAAEALLGSQQCVEDLRDTYESRRNVLIQGLHDIGWNVTSPAGSFFAWLKVPESFTSESFADYLLENVQIVVAPGNGFGEYGEGYVRVGLLTSEDKLREAVERIKSLNLF, encoded by the coding sequence TTGAAACAATTTCAAACTTCGGATGCGCTTAAACGGTTACCGGAACAATTTTTTGCAAAGCTTGCTGGAAAAGTGAACCGCTATGTGGAGGCGGGTTATGACATCATTAATCTTGGACAGGGAAATCCTGATCAGCCAACACCTGATCATATTATCAAGTCCCTGCAGAAGGCAGCTGAAAACCCTGGCTATCACAAATATCCGCCATTTCGAGGACAGCCTTTTTTGAAGCAAGCGGTTGCTGATTTCTATCAAAGAGAATTTGGAGTGAACCTTGATCCAGAGAAGGAAGTTGCCGTTCTTTTCGGTGGAAAAGCAGGCCTTGTTGAAGTCAGTCAATGTTTACTAAATAAAGGTGATGTGGCACTCGTTCCAGACCCGGGTTATCCCGATTATTGGTCAGGTGTCGCGATGGCTGAAGCGGATATGCAAATGATGCCGTTGCTTGAGGAAAATCATTTCTTACCAGACTATGATGCGATTCCAGAGGATTCATTAAAAAAAGCGAAAATGATGTTTTTAAATTATCCAAACAACCCAACTGCAGCTGTTGCAACGAAGCGCTTTTTTGACAAAACAGTCCGTTTTGCAGAGACGAATGATATTTGTGTTGTGCATGATTTTGCTTACGGTGCGATCGGGTTTGATGGAGAGCGACCGATTAGCTTTTTGGAAACAGAGGGTGCTAAAGACAATGGAATAGAAATTTATACCCTTTCAAAAACATATAATATGGCGGGATGGCGTGTAGGATTTGCAGTCGGAAATCAATCTGTTGTTGAGAGCATCAATCTCCTTCAGGATCATTTTTACGTTAGTCTATTTAGTGCGGTGCAAGAAGCCGCAGCTGAAGCTTTGCTTGGATCGCAGCAGTGTGTAGAAGACCTTCGGGATACGTATGAGTCGAGACGAAATGTTCTCATTCAAGGACTCCATGACATTGGCTGGAATGTCACTTCTCCTGCGGGATCGTTTTTCGCGTGGTTGAAAGTACCTGAATCCTTTACTTCAGAAAGCTTTGCCGATTACTTACTTGAAAACGTCCAAATTGTTGTCGCACCTGGCAACGGCTTTGGAGAATATGGTGAGGGATATGTACGAGTGGGGCTACTAACGTCTGAAGATAAGCTAAGAGAAGCGGTTGAACGGATTAAGTCTCTTAATCTCTTTTGA
- a CDS encoding 2,3-diketo-5-methylthiopentyl-1-phosphate enolase: protein MSRLIATYLVNNDHQLAQRAESIALGLTVGTWTNLPLLEKEQLQKHKGEVVRVEEREGKGIIVISYPAINFSADLPAILTTVFGKLSLDGEIKLIDLEFSDELLQAFPGPAHGIEGIRKLADVHDRPLVMSIFKGVIGKPLHELEQQMQAQALGKVDFVKDDEILFENELSPLEKRVPALEKVLDQTSEVTGKRTRYAVNLTGRTDILKDRAKRAIELGADALLFNVFTYGLDVLQSLAEDKDISVPIMAHPSFSGAMAASSTYGISYSLLLGKLLRTAGADFSLFPSPYGSVALDRNEALATALALTKENQLNKTFPVPSAGIHPGLVPLLLKDFGKDSIINAGGGVHGHPGGAASGGKAFRAAIEAVLTNQTLEEASLNSEALHQALTKWGSKEVIR, encoded by the coding sequence ATGAGCCGTCTTATAGCTACCTATCTTGTAAATAATGACCATCAACTAGCCCAGCGTGCCGAATCGATCGCTCTCGGATTAACTGTTGGCACATGGACGAATCTACCGTTATTAGAAAAAGAACAGTTACAAAAACATAAAGGCGAAGTCGTTCGGGTTGAGGAAAGAGAAGGTAAAGGGATTATCGTTATCTCCTATCCAGCCATTAATTTCAGTGCTGATCTACCAGCGATATTAACAACCGTTTTCGGTAAACTTTCTCTTGATGGAGAAATTAAACTTATTGATTTAGAGTTTTCGGATGAGTTGCTTCAAGCATTTCCGGGGCCGGCGCATGGTATAGAAGGCATCCGCAAACTTGCAGATGTGCATGATCGACCACTTGTCATGAGTATTTTTAAAGGGGTGATTGGAAAGCCATTGCATGAGTTAGAACAACAAATGCAGGCACAAGCCCTTGGTAAAGTTGATTTCGTAAAGGATGATGAAATTCTTTTTGAAAATGAGTTATCACCTCTTGAAAAACGCGTCCCTGCTTTAGAAAAAGTGCTGGATCAGACGTCAGAAGTGACAGGGAAACGTACACGATATGCGGTTAACTTAACAGGAAGAACGGACATTTTGAAAGATCGAGCAAAACGCGCGATTGAATTAGGTGCCGATGCCCTGTTGTTTAATGTTTTTACATATGGTTTAGATGTCCTTCAGTCTCTTGCTGAGGATAAGGATATCTCGGTTCCGATCATGGCTCATCCTTCTTTTTCAGGGGCTATGGCTGCATCGAGCACTTATGGCATAAGTTATTCCCTGTTACTTGGAAAATTACTTCGAACCGCTGGTGCTGATTTCTCTCTTTTTCCCTCACCTTACGGAAGCGTGGCGTTAGATCGAAACGAAGCGCTCGCAACAGCCTTAGCTCTGACTAAAGAGAATCAACTGAACAAGACATTTCCGGTTCCTTCAGCAGGAATCCATCCAGGATTGGTTCCACTTTTACTTAAGGACTTTGGAAAGGATAGCATTATTAACGCAGGAGGAGGCGTGCACGGTCATCCAGGAGGAGCCGCTTCTGGAGGAAAAGCATTCCGAGCTGCAATTGAAGCTGTTTTAACAAATCAAACTCTCGAAGAGGCATCGCTTAATAGTGAGGCACTTCACCAGGCACTTACAAAGTGGGGGAGCAAAGAGGTGATTCGATGA
- a CDS encoding 2-hydroxy-3-keto-5-methylthiopentenyl-1-phosphate phosphatase has protein sequence MKKPIIFCDFDGTITNSDNIVSLMKRFAPKEWEQIKDNILAQNLSIREGVGQMFHLIPSSRKQDLLDYLLATTEIRQGFAEFVQYTKQEGIQLYVVSGGIDFFVYPLLNPFEIPEENIFCNGSDFTNETITITWPYSCDDDCSNDCGCCKPGILKQFDGDTYRKIVIGDSITDLEAAKQADQVFARDYLAKKCKELSIPAVPFESFHDIVRKLTEEKEGYDESRTETLERTR, from the coding sequence ATGAAAAAGCCGATTATATTTTGTGATTTTGATGGCACGATTACAAATAGCGATAATATCGTTTCCTTAATGAAACGTTTTGCTCCGAAAGAATGGGAGCAAATAAAAGATAATATTTTAGCCCAGAACCTATCCATTCGGGAAGGAGTAGGGCAGATGTTTCATTTGATTCCTTCCAGTCGAAAGCAGGATTTGCTGGATTATTTATTAGCCACAACCGAGATTAGACAGGGATTTGCCGAGTTTGTTCAATATACAAAACAAGAAGGAATCCAGCTTTACGTTGTAAGCGGAGGAATCGATTTTTTTGTCTATCCGCTGCTAAACCCATTTGAAATCCCAGAAGAGAACATTTTCTGCAATGGGAGCGATTTTACGAACGAAACGATCACGATTACATGGCCATACTCTTGTGATGATGATTGTTCAAACGATTGCGGATGCTGCAAGCCAGGCATCTTAAAACAGTTTGATGGAGATACATACCGAAAAATCGTGATCGGTGACTCTATCACGGATCTAGAGGCAGCTAAACAGGCAGATCAAGTCTTTGCAAGAGATTACTTAGCAAAGAAGTGTAAAGAACTGTCCATTCCTGCAGTTCCGTTTGAGTCGTTCCATGATATCGTTCGAAAATTGACGGAAGAAAAGGAGGGGTATGATGAGTCTCGTACAGAAACGTTGGAACGAACTCGCTGA
- a CDS encoding acireductone dioxygenase yields MAVIKVRNTGEVIEGRDAVSAFLQQEGVLYEQWQVEKLPEPLRGNCTVTEEQKKEILTVFNEEIRSLAERNGYGNWDVVALSEETPDLDAILKKFEQLHVHTEDEVRAITAGHGIFVIKGSVGYFDVELDPGDVISVPVDTPHFFTLMDDRQVVAVRLFIDPSGWVAHPYEEKESVN; encoded by the coding sequence ATGGCGGTTATTAAAGTGAGAAATACAGGTGAAGTAATTGAGGGAAGGGATGCTGTAAGTGCATTTCTACAACAAGAGGGTGTTCTTTATGAACAGTGGCAGGTAGAAAAACTCCCTGAACCATTAAGAGGTAATTGCACTGTAACGGAAGAACAAAAAAAAGAAATTTTAACTGTATTTAATGAAGAAATTCGTTCGCTAGCTGAACGCAATGGATACGGAAACTGGGATGTGGTTGCTCTTTCTGAAGAAACGCCAGACCTAGATGCCATTCTTAAGAAGTTCGAACAATTGCACGTCCATACGGAGGATGAAGTAAGAGCAATTACCGCTGGCCATGGGATTTTTGTGATCAAAGGAAGCGTCGGATATTTTGATGTTGAATTAGATCCAGGCGATGTGATTTCTGTTCCGGTGGATACACCGCATTTCTTTACATTAATGGATGATCGTCAGGTTGTAGCTGTTCGTCTATTTATTGACCCATCAGGCTGGGTTGCCCACCCTTATGAAGAAAAAGAAAGTGTAAATTAA
- a CDS encoding ATP-binding protein, with protein MEKGSELKDVNLDIIFHHISDLIFQIRVIDVHHYEIEAVNEAYLSNYETSKEAISGRRIEDFLGVDQGIQAIKRFQEAIIRKKTIQFEEGYSFPKQGYKLFDITLVPLVEEGSVGRLIGVAKDITEKRMNEEHLAQSEKLSIVGQLAAGIAHELRNPLTSLKGFLKLIQFRNTDKDIDRYVQVMDSEFHRIEQIIDEFLILAKPTKTNFQNNRIDLILDEVIELLSGQANMKSIILQKEYASSLPPIYSESNQLKQVFINLLKNAMEAIGEEGEIIIKAMERKEHIQIQIIDDGSGIADEELEKLGSPFFTTKKNGTGLGLTICKRIVKKHKGTFTVESNEGKGTTITLNLPKSV; from the coding sequence ATGGAAAAAGGAAGCGAGCTAAAAGATGTAAATTTAGATATCATCTTTCATCATATTTCAGATCTGATCTTCCAAATTCGGGTCATTGATGTGCATCACTATGAAATTGAAGCTGTAAATGAAGCTTATCTATCCAATTATGAAACTTCTAAAGAGGCCATATCCGGCCGAAGAATAGAAGATTTTCTCGGTGTTGATCAGGGGATTCAAGCCATTAAAAGATTTCAAGAAGCGATTATTCGAAAGAAAACGATTCAATTTGAGGAAGGGTACTCTTTTCCGAAGCAGGGTTACAAATTATTCGATATTACACTTGTCCCCCTTGTAGAAGAAGGTTCAGTTGGAAGATTGATCGGGGTAGCAAAAGATATTACAGAGAAACGGATGAATGAAGAACACCTTGCTCAATCAGAAAAGCTGTCCATTGTTGGTCAACTTGCGGCAGGAATTGCACATGAGTTACGAAATCCACTCACTTCATTAAAAGGTTTTTTGAAATTAATTCAATTCAGAAATACAGATAAAGACATTGATCGCTATGTACAAGTAATGGATTCAGAATTTCATCGGATTGAGCAAATCATTGATGAATTTCTGATTCTCGCAAAACCAACAAAAACCAATTTTCAAAACAACCGTATTGATCTTATATTAGATGAAGTTATTGAATTACTAAGCGGTCAAGCTAACATGAAAAGTATTATTTTACAAAAGGAATACGCTTCTTCTCTCCCTCCTATTTATAGTGAAAGTAACCAACTAAAACAGGTTTTTATTAACCTGCTTAAAAATGCTATGGAAGCAATTGGGGAAGAAGGAGAAATTATTATCAAAGCTATGGAACGAAAGGAACACATACAGATTCAAATAATTGATGATGGTAGTGGCATCGCTGATGAAGAACTTGAAAAACTTGGCTCACCTTTTTTCACTACGAAAAAGAATGGAACAGGGCTCGGGCTTACGATTTGCAAGCGAATTGTTAAAAAGCATAAAGGTACTTTTACCGTTGAAAGTAATGAGGGGAAAGGAACAACGATTACATTGAACCTTCCCAAAAGCGTCTAA